CGTCCCGGTGATGGTGAACGAGGTCCTGGACTGGCTTATCACTACGACCGGTGGGTGGTATGTAGACGGCACCATCGGAACCGGCGGGCACACGACTGCCATCCTTTCCCGATTGTCACCGGATGGGAAGGTATTGGGTATTGATCTGGATGCCGAAGCTCTGGCCATTGCCCGGGACCGACTTACCCTGGACTCGTCGCGGGTGGTTTTGCGCCAGGGTTCTTACGCCCAGGCTCACCTCTTCCTACAGGAACTCCAGGTGAGAGATTGTCAGGGTATACTGCTCGATCTCGGCCTGTCCAGTTTCGCTCTCGAAAACAGCGGTCGGGGGTTCACTTTTCAAACTGATGAGCCGTTAGACATGCGTTTTGATACCACCCACGGTCGGCCCCTGCACCAGGTATTACCCCGCCTGGCCCCCGCGACCTTGTCCGATATCCTCACTCGCTATGGGGAAGAGCGCCGTTCCCGGACCATCGCCGCTGCCATCCATCGTGAAGCCGTTGCCGGCCGATT
This window of the Candidatus Neomarinimicrobiota bacterium genome carries:
- the rsmH gene encoding 16S rRNA (cytosine(1402)-N(4))-methyltransferase RsmH, with translation MNALAQESGHVPVMVNEVLDWLITTTGGWYVDGTIGTGGHTTAILSRLSPDGKVLGIDLDAEALAIARDRLTLDSSRVVLRQGSYAQAHLFLQELQVRDCQGILLDLGLSSFALENSGRGFTFQTDEPLDMRFDTTHGRPLHQVLPRLAPATLSDILTRYGEERRSRTIAAAIHREAVAGRLTSSGALAEAVRTGAQGAQITKTLARVFQALRIFINDELNTLQTALERLSGILEPGRRTVIITYHSLEDRLVKQFFARESKDCLCPPQLPQCVCGHSASFSILTRKPITPSSEEQHRNPRSRSAKLRAVERL